The nucleotide sequence CGCTGCAGAGGGACGGCGCGACGCAACGGCGGAGTTTCAGCTTGCTCCTTTCAGGTGCCGAGCGTTACCCGACGCGTGATCCGGATCCGCTCGAGGAACGTCTCATCATGGCTGATAACCAGCAATGCTCCGTCATAGGCCCCCAGCCCCGTTTCGATGGCTTCAATCGAATCGATATCCAGATGATTCGTCGGCTCATCCAGAATGAGTAGCGGTGGTGGAGTTTCCCCGCCCAGCACGCAAGCCAGTCCCGCTCGCAGAAGCTGCCCACCACTCAGGGTCGAGACAGCCTGTAAAGCGGCATCCGCCCTGAACATGAAGCGGGCCAACGCGGCACGGCATGCCTGCTCATCGCTGGCGGGGTTCAGTTCGAGATAGTTCTCTCGAATCGACTTGGCCGCATTGAGGCAACTGACTGTCTGATCCATCACCACAAACGGAACAAACGATTCCACGACCCCATGCCATGGCTTCAACTGACCGGTGATCAGCCTGAGCAACGTCGACTTTCCAGAACCATTGCGTCCAGTAATCGCGACTCGTTCCGGCCCCCGCATGTGAAGCGAGAAATGACTCAGCACGGGTCGGTTGGGGTGATATCCAAAGGTGACGTCCTGCGCCTGGAGGACGGACTTTTGCCCGGAAAGTTGAGTGGACGCGAGAGAGACCGTGAGCGGTTGCAGCACTTCGATGGCCTCGCGCGCTGCGGACGCCGCAGCCTGAGCTTCTTCTCGCCTGCGCGCGGCCAGTCGGGCATTCTCCCCTCCCGTGTTTTCACTCCGGTCCTTCATCATTCCCAGAATGATATGCGGAGTCCCTCCGTCCGCTTTTTTCTTTCGCCCCCGGCTACTGACTCGCGCATGCCTTTGAGCCGTCAATTGAGCGTTCCGTTCGATCTGATCAATCCTCTGTTCGGCGTCGTCGAGCTCGCGCTGGGCCGCAGCGAGTTCCACCGCTTTCAATTCCCGGTAAGTGCTCCAGTTCCCTCCGTAGCGTTTCGCTCCCAGCGTCGTCAGCTCGACGATTTCGTCCATCGTGTCCAGTAATTCACGATCATGACTCACGACGATCGCGCCACGCGTCCAACCGGCAAGCACCTCGGTCACCGCTCGTCGACCGGGCCGATCCAGATTGTTTGTCGGCTCGTCCAATAGCAGCAACGCTGGCTCGCCGAACAGAAGCGCGGCCAGTCGCACACGCGTCAACTCCCCCCCGGAAATCTCCGCCAGTTGCACACCCGGCTCGAAACTCAGGCCGACTCGTCCCAGCGCCGCTGCGATCCTGGTTTCCAGCGTCCAGTCCGCTTCCGCCAGTTCGTTTTCGCTGATATTTCCCCGCTCGGCACGCCGGAGCAGGTCAAGTGAAGCCGTGACGCCGAACAGATCTGCCACTGTCATTCCGGCCGGGACCTGCACCGATTGACGAAGGAGACCGAGCTGACCGGACACGAAAACTGTCCCGGCAGCCGGTGCAATTTCCCCCGCAATCAGTCTCAACAGCGTCGTTTTCCCGACACCATTCCGACCGACAATTCCGGCCTTTCGGTGACCAAAATTCAAGCAGAGGTCATCGAATAACGACGGCCCGTCAGGAACCGACCAGGAGAGATGAGAGAGAGACACAGTGAATGCCATCGACGGATTCCTTCGAAGTTACGAGCCGGTTTACGGGAAACGGATTGGGTTCGTACGAAGTCATCCATCGTGTCATTGTCATCTCCGGAACAAAGAGAATCTGAGGATCAGTATGAGACTGACACAGGCCAGGTCAGTCAGGTTCGAAGGGTCTGAGAGCCAGTGGCGTCCATCCCGACCCAGAGTTCAGCCGAGGGTGACATTCAACAGGGTCGGGCCCGAGTGCGTCCGAGGGATAAGACAGCAAATCGCCATCGAAACCGGTGATCGCGATCAAGACATCATCAACGCCCGCGTTGACGAAAGAACAAGAACCAGGGGGCGATCCAATGACGGCCAGCAACGTATTGCGGCGTCAAGACTTCACGACTCGCACCCCTTTGGGTCTTTGGGTCAAATCAACATCGGTCGCATCACCTGTTCAAAATTCACATGAGCAATCGAAGGCTCACGATCCCACTGACCCAAGATATCGGCCTGCGGGAGCCGCGGGCTTTGGCCCATTTTTTAGTCTGTCAGCGAAACCACAACGCCAGCGTGTTTCCGCAATGTGCAAAAAAAAAGGGACGGGCACTGGGGCTCGTCCAACGGATTTCACCGTGCGAGTGAGAACCTTGCAGTGAAGACCCGTTGCCAGAATCTCCGTTGCCGCTCCAATCAGTCTCCATCCCCGCTCCCGTGAGGGAGCGATGTTTCGGTTTGGCTTTTGCCGCAATGCTGAAGTGATAGTTTCAATCCGCGCTCCCGTGAGGGAGCGATCGCGGAAGCGGAGTTTCGTCTCGTCGACCTGCAAGACGTTTCAATCCGCGCTCCCGTGAGGGAGCGATGCGACACGACCGATCCCGCCTTACCCGGCGCAGTGTTTCAATCCGCGCTCCCGTGAGGGAGCGATTCACGATTACCCGCCGCTGGCCAAGCTGCCGAAAGTTTCAATCCGCGCTCCCGTGAGGGAGCGATGTGAGTCACTATTCGGACTTGGCTTGTGGTTTCGCGTTTCAATCCGCGCTCCCGTGAGGGAGCGATCTGAGAAAATTGTTTGACGATTGCCAGACGTCCGTTTCAATCCGCGCTCCCGTGAGGGAGCGATCGTTGGTAGCATTGATAAGTCCTGCCGTACCGGGTTTCAATCCGCGCTCCCGTGAGGGAGCGATCATTGGTAGCATTGATAAGTCCTGCCGTACCGGGTTTCAATCCGCGCTCCCGTGAGGGAGCGATGTGATACGGTCTGACACTACTATGGTGTGGGGTGCGTGTTTCAATCCGCGCTCCCGTGAGGGAGCGATTCAACTCACCGAATCGTTCGCGGGACCTCGTGCCGTTTCAATCCGCGCTCCCGTGAGGGAGCGATACGCCGTGGTGCCATCTACGGGGCTCGATGACCACGTTTCAATCCGCGCTCGCGTGAGGGAGCGATAAACGATTTCTTCGCCATGATTCGAGACTCCAATTGCGTTTCAATCCGCGCTCCCGTGAGGGAGCGATCATCTACTTGCTCGACCGGTCCGCAACAACGGAGTTTCAATCCGCGCTCCCGTGAGGGAGCGATGGCCTCTGCCTCCTGATCAAATACCATCCCGATGAGTTTCAATCCGCGCTCCCGTGAGGGAGCGATCCGCGTCTGAGACATCTACATCCGGGACCGTCTCGGTGTTTCAATCCGCGCTCCCGTGAGGGAGCGATGAATCGACGGGCGGCGGTTGTCCCCGTCAATCGTGTTTCAATCCGCGCTCCCGTGAGGGAGCGATGAGGGGAGGAGGAGCAAATGGTTTTGATTAGGCAAAGTTTCAATCCGCGCTCCCGTGAGGGAGCGATGACACCGACGAGGTGGAGCGGCTCCTGCAGGCAGCGTTTCAATCCGCGCTCCCGTGAGGGAGCGATAATACGGTCTCGCGGTGGCACCTTGGTCCAAAAGCGTTTCAATCCGCGCTCCCGTGAGGGAGCGATGCAGGGTTATCCCAATGGCGATCGCTGGAGAGCAGGTTTCAATCCGCGCTCCCGTGAGGGAGCGATGCATATTCTGGCACATGGCCGTCGTGGCCCCATAGTTTCAATCCGCGCTCCCGTGAGGGAGCGATCTCGTTGAGATGCCGCTTCTGCATAGCTCGGTCTGTTTCAATCCGCGCTCCCGTGAGGGAGCGATTCTGGATTTACGCACGATGGGTTGTCGCATCGATGTTTCAATCCGCGCTCCCGTGAGGGAGCGATGAAGTGCTTCCGGAGCTGTCGAGCCTTCGCTTGGTTTCAATCCGCGCTCCCGTGAGGGAGCGATGTGATCGGACGGCGTTTGATACAGCCGCCGTCGTGTTTCAATCCGCGCTCCCGTGAGGGAGCGATTCCATGATCACGTTCACGAATGTCGTTTTTCCGTTGGTTTCAATCCGCGCTCCCGTGAGGGAGCGATGTCGGCGGCTTGCTTTCGTTCTTCAACGATGTCGTAGTTTCAATCCGCGCTCCCGTGAGGGAGCGATAGTAGCCTACCTAACTGACCGTCAGCCCCAATCGGTTTCAATCCGCGCTCCCGTGAGGGAGCGATAGGCATTCCCATAGGTGGCATTGACGGCGCTAGCGGTTTCAATCCGCGCTCCCGTGAGGGAGCGATGCTGCGCCAAATCGCATAGGATTGCGCCAGATGCGTTTCAATCCGCGCTCCCGTGAGGGAGCGATATGGCGGCAAGCCAGAAACCGCCAACCGTAAACAGTTTCAATCCGCGCTCCCGTGAGGGAGCGATAGTAGCCTGAATAGCTAACTGTCAGCCCCGATCGGTTTCAATCCGCGCTCCCGTGAGGGAGCGATCCACCCGCCCTGACCATTCGGCTGAGACTGGCGGTTTCAATCCGCGCTCCCGTGAGGGAGCGATCATCTACACACGGAGCATCAAAGCCGGTCGTGAGTTTCAATCCGCGCTCCCGTGAGGGAGCGATTTGAGCGGCCAAACCTGCTGACATCGTGGCCCTGAGTTTCAATCCGCGCTCCCGTGAGGGAGCGATGTGGACTCCACTGTCGCCTCAACAGGCTCGGATGGTTTCAATCCGCGCTCCCGTGAGGGAGCGATAATATCAACCGCCCGAATGTCGCCAAACCATGCGGTTTCAATCCGCGCTCCCGTGAGGGAGCGATCGAATTGCAGTCCTGTCATTATCGGTGTTGGCAAGTTTCAATCCGCGCTCCCGTGAGGGAGCGATAAAAAACCGGTAGACGCCCTCCCGTGCTCGGGTAGTTTCAATCCGCGCTCCCGTGAGGGAGCGATCCACGAACATCATATGACTCGACAGTCAATCCGGTGTTTCAATCCGCGCTCCCGTGAGGGAGCGATTCTCGAACCACCACAACATCAGCGTCCGTTTGCCGTTTCAATCCGCGCTCCCGTGAGGGAGCGATGAGCTGTCGGGCCTTCGCTTGGAACGCTTTCGGATTGTTTCAATCCGCGCTCCCGTGAGGGAGCGATCCACGCCCAGCATAGACAGTGTGTGGTCTGTTGAAGTGTTTCAATCCGCGCTCCCGTGAGGGAGCGATACGATAGTATTGTGCCAGACAGCAACCGACACCCGTTTCAATCCGCGCTCCCGTGAGGGAGCGATCGAGCGTTGCGTCGGTCTGCTTTTCTGTGACTATGTTTCAATCCGCGCTCCCGTGAGGGAGCGATATCAGTGGGACAATCTCAGTCTGGAATTCCTCAGTTTCAATCCGCGCTCCCGTGAGGGAGCGATGCAACAATAGCCCGGTTTGGGCGAGGGGATCGGTTTCAATCCGCGCTCCCGTGAGGGAGCGATTTGGCGTCAGCAGCGATGTGTTTTTCTGTTGTGTGTTTCAATCCGCGCTCCCGTGAGGGAGCGATCTGCTGTTTCTGTGGCGGCTTAAGCATTAGGGGGTTTCAATCCGCGCTCCCGTGAGGGAGCGATCCAGCAAACCGTGGGAGCGGTGAGCCGCACAACCAAGTTTCAATCCGCGCTCCCGTGAGGGAGCGATCTGCTGAGTGGTGACACCGACTGTGCGTTTTCCGAGTTTCAATCCGCGCTCCCGTGAGGGAGCGATGACCATGTGCCACCGCGAGTCTCGACGTTTGAGGTTTCAATCCGCGCTCCCGTGAGGGAGCGATTCATCGATCGCTGTTGCTTCGGTCCATCCGCTCATTGTTTCAATCCGCGCTCCCGTGAGGGAGCGATTGATCTCGGGAAAGACCGTTCGCGGCCTCGCAGAGTTTCAATCCGCGCTCCCGTGAGGGAGCGATCCTCGTCGGCAGCTTGCTTTTGCAGGTTGTCTAGTTTCAATCCGCGCTCCCGTGAGGGAGCGATTTGTCCTGGCACCGCAGGATTCCAGTAGAGCTTTAGCGTTTCAATCCGCGCTCCCGTGAGGGAGCGATAAACTTCGAGTGTCCGATTAAGTGCACGAGTGGTGGTTTCAATCCGCGCTCCCGTGAGGGAGCGATATCAGCAGTTGCACGAGCACTTCCAGAAGCAACGGTTTCAATCCGCGCTCCCGTGAGGGAGCGATGGCGATGTCTTTGAGGCGTGGCATGTCGTTTTTCGCGTTTCAATCCGCGCTCCCGTGAGGGAGCGATTGCCCGTCGTGATGATTGGCTCGTTTGTCCCGTTGTGTTTCAATCCGCGCTCCCGTGAGGGAGCGATTCCCCGGATGAGCCCATCACGACGATCACTAGCACGTTTCAATCCGCGCTCCCGTGAGGGAGCGATCGTACACACACAACCAGCGGGAGCGAGAGAAATGTTTCAATCCGCGCTCCCGTGAGGGAGCGATCTCTGGTAGCACAATAGGTAGTGCGGCGGTGTTGTGTTTCAATCCGCGCTCCCGTGAGGGAGCGATCCAGAGCAAACCCTGCGACCGTACACCGAGGATGTTTCAATCCGCGCTCCCGTGAGGGAGCGATGATGAGTTCCGATCATCCAATTTTCGATGCTGTTGTGTTTCAATCCGCGCTCCCGTGAGGGAGCGATCTTCTGTGACACTCAGATGGAGTCGGCGATCGAGTTTCAATCCGCGCTCCCGTGAGGGAGCGATTCGACGCCGCCAGCTTGGCTTCGTACCGCTCTTGGTTTCAATCCGCGCTCCCGTGAGGGAGCGATCGGACGCGGATCTACGAGCTGTCGCCAGATGACCGTTTCAATCCGCGCTCCCGTGAGGGAGCGATAGAGGAGTTACAGCGGGGGATCGTGACGACAATTCGTTTCAATCCGCGCTCCCGTGAGGGAGCGATCCCGCGAGTTTAAATGACGATGGGCCATGAGTCTACGGAGCTGATTCCGCGAACCCTGCCGTTTTTGCTGGACGCTTTGCGTTGGAACGAAAGGCATTTTCTCTAAGTTGTTCCCTTTAGAAAATTTGCGAGGATCGCGAACCTGTCAGGGAAGCTGTGCGCGCTTCAGGTTCGCGTTCGCTTCCTGCTGAAGAACGGGACAGGCGCCTCGAGGCATGCGAGATCTTTGGTGAATTCGAGGCAAGCCCGGAGCCAGTCCCCGTTTTTCAACAGGCGGTCAGACGATCAACGGACCGTCCACATCATACGCCGGTTTCGCTCCGACGTGCTCGACGCGTCGATGCCAATTCGTCCCAAGATAATAGTAGCGCAGGCTATCCTCGTCAGGTTTAATAATCGATTCCAGCCGCGATTTGCAATTTGTCCATTGAGCAGGATCGACTTTCATCTCGAACACCGAATTCTGAACGCGCTGACCAAAGTCCAGACAGGTGCTGGCGACCTGGCGCAAGCGTTTCTTCCCCTCGGGCGAACTCGTCGAAACATCGTAAGTGACTAATACATACATCGAAGCCGACTCCCACACGAATACAGGCCGACCTTGCACAACTCACGCCGCAACTCACGCCACAGATGCGTCCCTCCCCCCGCACTTCCGAGCAGGGGAACTACTTCCAGACATACGGAGGATAGGCGTCAAGATCGCCGCGGATCCAGCGGGACATCAAACGAGCCTGGATGTGCAGCAGTTGTCCAAAGGTCATCTTTTCCCCCAGAAAGGGATGGGTGACCACCTCCTGCTTCCGCTCCTGATAAGCAACCAGTACGGTTTTTCGCGTTGAATCGCTCATCCGAACCGCCCCGGTTTCCACTTTTTCAAAATCTCTCGCATGCACCTGACGACGATTAATCAGGGAAAACACCAAGCGGTCCGCCAGACACGGACGAAACTCTTCCATAAGATCCAGCGCCATTCCCGGGCGACCTGGGCGGTCCTCGTGCAGGTAGCCGACCGCCGCATCCAAACCTGCTCCTTCACACGCAGAACGGGCATCGTGCGAAAGGAGCGCATAGACGAACGACAGCAGCGCATTCAAGGGATCCAGGGGAGGGCGACGTGACCTTCGCGTGTAGGTAAATCCCGCGACATCGATCATCAGATCGTTAAAGGCTTCAAAGTAACTGGCCGCAGCTTCTCCTTCTAATCCACGCAGGCGCTCCACAGTGGTTGCCGTCCGCACATCAATCTGGTTCGCATTCAGTCTGTCCGCGATCTTTCTCAGCCGGTCAGCACGAACGGGTTCATCGGTCTCGCGCGCAGCTCGCAGCAGCAGCGTACGACAATTGGCCAGCTTTCCCAGGATGATGCAGCGCGCCGCGAGGGCGGATTTGACAGCGTCATCCGCCAGCCGATACTGCTGGCGTCTTAAAATCACGTTGCCAGGAGAAAAGCCGACCACTGCGGCATGAAAACGTCCCGTCGACGATAGGAAAGAAATCGAAACTCCCTGACTGGCGCACTCACCCATCAATTGCGGGCTGACACC is from Schlesneria sp. DSM 10557 and encodes:
- the cas2 gene encoding CRISPR-associated endonuclease Cas2, which encodes MYVLVTYDVSTSSPEGKKRLRQVASTCLDFGQRVQNSVFEMKVDPAQWTNCKSRLESIIKPDEDSLRYYYLGTNWHRRVEHVGAKPAYDVDGPLIV
- a CDS encoding ABC-F family ATP-binding cassette domain-containing protein, translated to MAFTVSLSHLSWSVPDGPSLFDDLCLNFGHRKAGIVGRNGVGKTTLLRLIAGEIAPAAGTVFVSGQLGLLRQSVQVPAGMTVADLFGVTASLDLLRRAERGNISENELAEADWTLETRIAAALGRVGLSFEPGVQLAEISGGELTRVRLAALLFGEPALLLLDEPTNNLDRPGRRAVTEVLAGWTRGAIVVSHDRELLDTMDEIVELTTLGAKRYGGNWSTYRELKAVELAAAQRELDDAEQRIDQIERNAQLTAQRHARVSSRGRKKKADGGTPHIILGMMKDRSENTGGENARLAARRREEAQAAASAAREAIEVLQPLTVSLASTQLSGQKSVLQAQDVTFGYHPNRPVLSHFSLHMRGPERVAITGRNGSGKSTLLRLITGQLKPWHGVVESFVPFVVMDQTVSCLNAAKSIRENYLELNPASDEQACRAALARFMFRADAALQAVSTLSGGQLLRAGLACVLGGETPPPLLILDEPTNHLDIDSIEAIETGLGAYDGALLVISHDETFLERIRITRRVTLGT
- the cas1c gene encoding type I-C CRISPR-associated endonuclease Cas1c; the encoded protein is MKTHLNTLFVTTDGAYLCKDGQAVAVRIKKETRLRVPLHNLDGIVCFGRVGVSPQLMGECASQGVSISFLSSTGRFHAAVVGFSPGNVILRRQQYRLADDAVKSALAARCIILGKLANCRTLLLRAARETDEPVRADRLRKIADRLNANQIDVRTATTVERLRGLEGEAAASYFEAFNDLMIDVAGFTYTRRSRRPPLDPLNALLSFVYALLSHDARSACEGAGLDAAVGYLHEDRPGRPGMALDLMEEFRPCLADRLVFSLINRRQVHARDFEKVETGAVRMSDSTRKTVLVAYQERKQEVVTHPFLGEKMTFGQLLHIQARLMSRWIRGDLDAYPPYVWK